One genomic segment of Helianthus annuus cultivar XRQ/B chromosome 14, HanXRQr2.0-SUNRISE, whole genome shotgun sequence includes these proteins:
- the LOC110904722 gene encoding salicylic acid-binding protein 2 isoform X1, with protein sequence MVHTTNQQTHFILVHGACHGSWCWFKLKPLLEAAGHHVSAFDLTASGTNLQVIQQVATLADYTMPLLDFIATLPLDEKVVLVGHSLGGMNIALAMEKFPQKVSVGVFLTAFMPDTDHKPSYVLDQYNEITPAEAWLDTKFLPYDADQPDSEMSMFFGPKFLSSKLYQLTSAEDLELGKTLIRPSSLFMKDLRNAETFTKGGFGSVRRAYVICDEDKGIKKEFQQWMIDNNPVDEVKELKHVDHMPMLCDPKQLSVCLLDIAVQYA encoded by the exons ATGGTACACACCACCAATCAACAAACACACTTCATCCTGGTACATGGTGCATGCCATGGATCCTGGTGCTGGTTTAAGCTCAAACCCCTTCTCGAAGCTGCCGGCCACCACGTATCCGCCTTCGATCTCACTGCCTCGGGCACCAATCTCCAAGTAATACAACAAGTTGCTACACTTGCTGATTACACAATGCCATTGTTGGACTTCATTGCCACCCTTCCGCTAGACGAGAAGGTTGTGCTTGTGGGTCATAGCCTCGGCGGCATGAACATCGCCCTCGCCATGGAAAAGTTCCCCCAAAAAGTCTCCGTCGGCGTTTTTCTCACCGCCTTCATGCCTGATACCGATCATAAGCCTTCTTATGTTCTAGACCAG TATAATGAAATCACTCCAGCAGAAGCTTGGTTGGACACAAAGTTCTTGCCGTACGATGCTGATCAACCTGATTCTGAAATGTCTATGTTTTTTGGCCCCAAGTTTTTGTCTTCTAAGCTCTATCAGCTCACCTCCGCTGAG GATCTTGAATTAGGGAAAACATTGATCAGGCCTTCTTCGTTATTTATGAAAGATCTAAGGAATGCGGAAACATTTACCAAAGGAGGATTTGGTTCTGTAAGACGGGCATATGTCATTTGCGATGAAGATAAGGGTATCAAGAAAGAATTTCAACAATGGATGATTGATAATAATCCGGTCGATGAGGTGAAAGAACTGAAACATGTTGATCATATGCCGATGTTGTGTGACCCAAAGCAACTTAGTGTTTGCCTCCTTGATATAGCTGTTCAATATGCTTAG
- the LOC110904722 gene encoding salicylic acid-binding protein 2 isoform X2 — protein sequence MVHTTNQQTHFILVHGACHGSWCWFKLKPLLEAAGHHVSAFDLTASGTNLQVIQQVATLADYTMPLLDFIATLPLDEKVVLVGHSLGGMNIALAMEKFPQKVSVGVFLTAFMPDTDHKPSYVLDQDLELGKTLIRPSSLFMKDLRNAETFTKGGFGSVRRAYVICDEDKGIKKEFQQWMIDNNPVDEVKELKHVDHMPMLCDPKQLSVCLLDIAVQYA from the exons ATGGTACACACCACCAATCAACAAACACACTTCATCCTGGTACATGGTGCATGCCATGGATCCTGGTGCTGGTTTAAGCTCAAACCCCTTCTCGAAGCTGCCGGCCACCACGTATCCGCCTTCGATCTCACTGCCTCGGGCACCAATCTCCAAGTAATACAACAAGTTGCTACACTTGCTGATTACACAATGCCATTGTTGGACTTCATTGCCACCCTTCCGCTAGACGAGAAGGTTGTGCTTGTGGGTCATAGCCTCGGCGGCATGAACATCGCCCTCGCCATGGAAAAGTTCCCCCAAAAAGTCTCCGTCGGCGTTTTTCTCACCGCCTTCATGCCTGATACCGATCATAAGCCTTCTTATGTTCTAGACCAG GATCTTGAATTAGGGAAAACATTGATCAGGCCTTCTTCGTTATTTATGAAAGATCTAAGGAATGCGGAAACATTTACCAAAGGAGGATTTGGTTCTGTAAGACGGGCATATGTCATTTGCGATGAAGATAAGGGTATCAAGAAAGAATTTCAACAATGGATGATTGATAATAATCCGGTCGATGAGGTGAAAGAACTGAAACATGTTGATCATATGCCGATGTTGTGTGACCCAAAGCAACTTAGTGTTTGCCTCCTTGATATAGCTGTTCAATATGCTTAG